A region of the Bacillus spongiae genome:
TTATCAGTTGAGCTGAACAATGGTTCTCCTGACACAATGTCGACGTAAATTCCTTCTTCTTTATGATCCCAATATTCATTATCAAAGGCTTTTTCTGTTTTATCTTTTTGTGTAACGTTATATTGAATATCCGTCAATTTTTCTTTTAATTCTTCATCCGTAAAGCTTGGATAAACGGATTGTGTCTCCAACTTAAGCTCTCGATCCTCTCCCCATGCTTCATCAAGAAAATCATCTCTACCTGAATTATTTCGGTAAAATTTATAGCTTAAATTATTCTTTTTATAATAGTCTTGGTGGTATTCTTCCGCCTCGTAAAAAGTTTTGGCTGGTCGGATATCAGTGACAATTTCCTGCTGAAATCTTCCGGTATCGGCAAGCTCCATTTTCGATTTATCCGCTTGCTCTTTTTGCTCGTCATTATGATAAAAAATTGCACTTGCATATTGGGGACCTCTATCAACAAATTGTCCTCCTTCATCTGTAGGGTCAATTTGTCGCCAAAACACTTGAAGAAGCTGTTCGTACGAAATGATTTTTGGATTGTATTGAATTTGAACCGCTTCAATATGACTTGTTTGTTCAGAAGACACCTCGTTATAGGTAGGATTCACTTCATCCCCTCCCGTATAACCTGAAACAACAGAATATACTCCGTCAAGCTTTTCAAACGGAGGCTCCATGCACCAAAAGCACCCTCCTGCAAATGTTGCCACCGCAAGATCTTCCGAAGTTTCAATCGATTGGACTGGTTCACTACCTAGCGATTTTTGTGTTAAACTTGCATACAGTTTAGGTCCAAAAAAAGCAGCGAGTGCAAAAAAGAAGAGTCCAACGACGACATATCTTTTTTTCAATGTATTTCCTCCTCCTTCTCACTGTTTGAAATAGGAACTTCAAACCAAAACTTACTTCCACTAAACCCATCACTTTGTACACCTATCTGACCGTGATGCAATTCAATAATCTCTTTACTAATGGATAACCCTAATCCAGAACCACCGTATTGCTTACTACGTGATTTTTCCACCCGATAGAAACGTTGAAAAATAGAGTCCTGTTCTTCGACCGGCACACCTTTCCCTTCATCCGAAACAGAAAAATAAAAATTATTGTTCTGTTTTTTCACCGTCACCATAATATTTGTTTTTTCAGGAGAGAAAGAAATGGCATTTTGAATAAAATTCGTCATCACCCGTTTAATTTGTAATGGCATGATTGCCACCATTGAAATGCGATCATCGAATTCAACCTTAATTTCTATTTCCTTTTCAGCTAACTTTCGTTCAAATTGCTGCAGCGTTTCCACTACAAGCTGGTCTATTGACGTCAAAACCGGTTGAAATGGAACTTTTTTATTTTCGAGCTGCGAAAGCTGTAGAACTTCTTCAATAAGAAAACTAAGCTTTTCTGTTTCAGCTAATATCGTATCGTAATAGCGCTTCCTCGTTTCAGCATCTTCAATAATATCGTCATTTAACGCTGCAACGAACGAATGTATTGAGGATAAGGGAGTTCTTAAGTCATGTGACACATTCGCGATTAACTGACTCTTAAACTGTTCAGATTGTTTCATCTCCTGAAACATATCATTTATTTGCTGTGACATATGATTGAAATTATTGGCAAGTTTCTTTATTTCCTCAGGCCCTGCCTCCGTCACCTTAATGTCAAACTCCCCTTTGGCCATTCGTTCTGCCTCAGCCGTCATCTGCTGGACTGATTTAAAAAGCGGGGAAGTAATAAACCAATAAACGGCAGAAGACAATAAGCCAGCTCCCAGCGTAATTCCTGTAAGGAGCAATATAATATCATCATCGATAAACATTTGATCATAAGAAATGATAAGAAAAACAAAGAGTAACAAAAAGGAGCTACCATTCGCAATGATTAATAATGTTCTAAGCTTCATGATGGTGAGTTCCTTCAAATTTATAACCAATTCCCCAAACCGTCTTAATAAACTGAGGGTGAGAAGGGTCCGCTTCAATCTTTTCACGTAGCCTACGTACATGAACATTAATTGTATTGGCATCCCCGTTATATTCATAGCCCCATAGCTTATCAATTAGCTGAGATTTTGAAAATACTTGAGATGGGTGCTCAGCAAGTAGTGCTAACAGATCGAATTCTTTTACAGTCAACTCAATTTCATGCCCAGATACCGTCACTTGTCGTTTACTACGATCAATCATTAATTCGTTTGATCGAATGATGTTCTCCTGATCCGCTTTTTGATGATTTGAATACGTACGACGTAAAACATTTTTAATTCGTAGTAGTAATTCACGCGGACTAAACGGCTTGGTAATATAGTCATCTGCACCAATCGTTAAGCCATAAATACGATCTTGCTCTTGACCGAGCGCCGTTAGCATAATAATCGGGGTTTCCTGCTCCTGGCGAATCAATTCAGCTACCTGCCAGCCATTCATAATTGGCATCATAATATCGAGTACGACAAGGTCAGGCTGAAAATCTTGAAATTTTTTAAATCCATCCTCACCATTTGTTGCCGTTTCGACCTCGTAGTTTTCTCTCACAAGATATCGAGCACAAACATCAAGTATATTTTCTTCATCATCGACTAGTAGCACCTTTTGTTTCATGTATTACTCTCCTTTATTTAGCTCAGCATATCCAAAATCTACATCAAATTGTTTACACCAAATCACAATTTGCATTCCTTCCATTAATTTTGTTCCTTCTGGAAGCTCATAGTTTTGATTTCCTATATTCCCTTTCAATTTACCAAGTGATATGCCGTCTTTTGTTTCTTGACCTTCTTTTACCAAGTATACACGTAAATCTGGGCCATTTGTCACTTCGAAGTTCTCTAAACGAACGTAACCATTTTCCACCTTCACATCACCTGATGCCTTGTGAGAAGAGTCAGCATCCTTAAACGTTCCCTTGAACACGTTTGCCATATCATCTTTCATTTCTTCATCTTTCATATCATCTTTCATCTCTTCGTCTTTCATATCATCTTTCATTTCTTCGCCTTTCATATCATCTTTCATTTCTTCGTCTTTCATATCATCTTTCATTTCTTCGCCTTTCATATCATCTTTCATTTCTTCGTCTTTCATATCATCTTTCATTTCTTCGCCTTTCATATCGTCCTTCATTTCATCAGACTTTTCTGAACTACTACCTGCTACTATCGGGGCTTCATCGACCACTTTATCAATAAACAACGGCGAAACCAAATACCATCCCATCCCTAACACTACTATTGTACCTACTGCAATAATCCATTTTTTCATTTTACTCTCTCCTTGCTTTATTTGATATTCTTAGTGTAGTGAACAGAGTTTATCGAACCATAACAGAATTCTTAACAAATTCTTAAACATGAAATAGTCATTCCGAAGTAATAAATATGAAAAATGTTAGAGAAGGATAGGAAGAAAGGATTATGTAGAGAGAATACAAAAGAATTTGGAGATAATATTTTTTTATTTGGTCCATTTTTTAACGTAAGGACAAAGAACGATTCATTGTCTGAACAACTGTTAACCTTATCGTGCAAACGAATTCCCCTGTATTCCAGTGACTAATGTTTACTTCCTCAATCCATTCTTTATCATTATTTCACTCCTGCAACTTTTGGTAACAAAAAAATTGCCGCAAGGCGGCAACTTTCCACTTAATTATTAATATATTTTTCAAATACTTCTCCAAAGTCCTTCACATGATACTGTCCATGTACTGATGTTAACCATGTAAAACCAAAATCCGTTAATTCACGGTACGTATTCGCTAAATTTGAATCATCTGTTCTTGAGTT
Encoded here:
- the msrB gene encoding peptide-methionine (R)-S-oxide reductase MsrB gives rise to the protein MEPPFEKLDGVYSVVSGYTGGDEVNPTYNEVSSEQTSHIEAVQIQYNPKIISYEQLLQVFWRQIDPTDEGGQFVDRGPQYASAIFYHNDEQKEQADKSKMELADTGRFQQEIVTDIRPAKTFYEAEEYHQDYYKKNNLSYKFYRNNSGRDDFLDEAWGEDRELKLETQSVYPSFTDEELKEKLTDIQYNVTQKDKTEKAFDNEYWDHKEEGIYVDIVSGEPLFSSTDKYKSGTGWPSFTKPLVEENIVEVEDRKLFVVRTEVRSRHADSHLGHVFTDGPEPTGLRYCMNSAALRFVPKDKLEEEGYSEFTHLFEG
- a CDS encoding HAMP domain-containing sensor histidine kinase; its protein translation is MKLRTLLIIANGSSFLLLFVFLIISYDQMFIDDDIILLLTGITLGAGLLSSAVYWFITSPLFKSVQQMTAEAERMAKGEFDIKVTEAGPEEIKKLANNFNHMSQQINDMFQEMKQSEQFKSQLIANVSHDLRTPLSSIHSFVAALNDDIIEDAETRKRYYDTILAETEKLSFLIEEVLQLSQLENKKVPFQPVLTSIDQLVVETLQQFERKLAEKEIEIKVEFDDRISMVAIMPLQIKRVMTNFIQNAISFSPEKTNIMVTVKKQNNNFYFSVSDEGKGVPVEEQDSIFQRFYRVEKSRSKQYGGSGLGLSISKEIIELHHGQIGVQSDGFSGSKFWFEVPISNSEKEEEIH
- a CDS encoding response regulator transcription factor codes for the protein MKQKVLLVDDEENILDVCARYLVRENYEVETATNGEDGFKKFQDFQPDLVVLDIMMPIMNGWQVAELIRQEQETPIIMLTALGQEQDRIYGLTIGADDYITKPFSPRELLLRIKNVLRRTYSNHQKADQENIIRSNELMIDRSKRQVTVSGHEIELTVKEFDLLALLAEHPSQVFSKSQLIDKLWGYEYNGDANTINVHVRRLREKIEADPSHPQFIKTVWGIGYKFEGTHHHEA
- a CDS encoding DM13 domain-containing protein — encoded protein: MKKWIIAVGTIVVLGMGWYLVSPLFIDKVVDEAPIVAGSSSEKSDEMKDDMKGEEMKDDMKDEEMKDDMKGEEMKDDMKDEEMKDDMKGEEMKDDMKDEEMKDDMKDEEMKDDMANVFKGTFKDADSSHKASGDVKVENGYVRLENFEVTNGPDLRVYLVKEGQETKDGISLGKLKGNIGNQNYELPEGTKLMEGMQIVIWCKQFDVDFGYAELNKGE